Proteins co-encoded in one Spirosoma endbachense genomic window:
- a CDS encoding McrB family protein — MLTETHQQPLIENIRAIGHSEAVRRFFGLLKELIDIINLPNGDARLAFSPGRREKGVISADINFFQALRIQKPRRGEVEYHLTVKKSCQDRLKSIEELVFEPITEKSDYLGVVVGQSNVHLLYQPTLRTCWEDCLLELVESTKRGPHSARHNADVYRAAEDEAFLSDLIRLADDPTLGERGMNGHAVEEPEAGYETSPDLPNRPHNLILFGPPGTGKTFALQPYLQKENSSLITFHPSYSYEEFVEGIRPEVINGQISYRIRRGIFHKACLSAIHLAGYATLADCLNDTPENRTRRLRQAPAHYLLIDEVNRANVASVFGDLITLLEADKRLGAENELWLTLPYSQERFGVPLNLFVVGTMNTTDRSIALLDIALRRRFAFREMTPDPTVLRIVDGVDLAQLLRTINERIEYLLDRDHQIGHAYLTTVATHKDLCDAFRDRIIPLLQEYFFNDWAKIQLVLGDNPAWGKDPDQRLVWVKKKYTASTATKLFGEMPDSVDEVITYEINPHLQRGDYEQVSVDAFIKIYQK, encoded by the coding sequence GTGCTAACAGAAACTCATCAGCAACCACTTATCGAAAATATCCGCGCTATCGGTCATTCCGAAGCGGTTCGGCGTTTCTTTGGCTTGCTAAAGGAGTTAATCGATATTATTAACCTGCCCAATGGTGACGCGCGGCTGGCTTTTTCGCCGGGTCGACGCGAAAAGGGCGTTATTTCGGCCGATATCAACTTTTTTCAGGCGCTGCGTATCCAGAAACCGCGTAGGGGTGAGGTCGAATATCATCTGACGGTAAAGAAATCATGCCAGGATCGCCTGAAAAGCATCGAAGAACTCGTCTTTGAACCCATTACCGAAAAATCGGATTACCTGGGGGTTGTTGTAGGGCAGTCAAACGTTCATTTGCTGTATCAGCCAACACTCCGAACGTGTTGGGAAGATTGCCTGCTCGAACTCGTTGAGAGTACTAAACGAGGACCGCATTCGGCCCGGCATAATGCCGATGTGTACCGGGCGGCCGAAGATGAAGCATTTTTGAGCGATCTTATTCGGCTCGCCGATGATCCTACGCTCGGCGAACGGGGAATGAATGGTCATGCTGTGGAAGAACCCGAAGCCGGTTATGAAACCAGCCCGGATTTGCCCAATCGGCCGCATAACCTGATTTTGTTCGGGCCACCGGGTACGGGAAAAACCTTTGCCTTACAGCCGTATTTACAAAAAGAGAATTCGAGCCTGATCACCTTCCATCCATCCTATAGCTACGAGGAGTTCGTCGAGGGAATCCGGCCGGAAGTGATCAATGGGCAGATCAGTTACCGAATCCGCAGAGGTATTTTTCATAAAGCGTGCCTGTCGGCGATTCATCTGGCCGGTTACGCTACACTGGCCGATTGCCTGAACGATACACCCGAAAATCGAACCCGTCGGCTCCGGCAGGCTCCGGCCCATTATCTGCTTATCGATGAAGTGAACCGGGCCAATGTTGCCAGCGTATTCGGCGATTTGATCACGCTCCTCGAAGCCGACAAACGGCTTGGGGCCGAGAATGAATTATGGCTGACATTGCCCTACTCGCAGGAACGGTTTGGGGTGCCCCTTAATCTGTTTGTGGTTGGAACGATGAACACAACTGACCGTTCGATAGCCCTGCTGGACATTGCGTTGCGTCGACGGTTTGCCTTCCGGGAAATGACACCTGATCCAACGGTCCTGCGTATTGTAGATGGCGTCGATTTAGCACAATTACTTCGAACGATAAACGAACGGATTGAATACCTCCTTGATCGCGATCACCAGATCGGCCATGCGTATCTGACAACTGTAGCGACGCATAAAGATCTCTGCGATGCCTTTCGGGATCGAATTATTCCGCTGTTGCAGGAATATTTTTTCAACGATTGGGCAAAAATTCAACTGGTTCTGGGCGATAATCCAGCCTGGGGCAAAGATCCCGATCAGCGACTGGTCTGGGTGAAGAAGAAATACACGGCATCGACGGCTACAAAATTATTTGGTGAAATGCCCGATTCGGTCGATGAGGTCATTACCTACGAAATAAACCCCCATTTACAGCGGGGCGATTATGAACAGGTATCGGTCGATGCGTTCATTAAAATTTATCAGAAATAG